The sequence below is a genomic window from Polynucleobacter sp. MWH-UH19D.
GGTCAAGGTGGGTTTACCGCCTTTAGGAAAATGCAATATCTGCTCATGAGAAGCGAGATTGATTTCACTCATGATGCATCCTTTTCGGTGACTTGCCACTCTTTTTTATATTTTCTTTCTTGTTTTTGTAAGCCACTTCTTTGAATGGTGCTAAGCCAATACGGCGATAGGTCTCAATAAAAGGCTCTTCGTCATTGCGGTACGCCACATAAGTATTGATGAGGTTGGCAATCACATCGGGGATCTCGTCGGCATAAAAAGATGGTCCAATCACTTTGCCAATAGCGGCATCATTACCTTGTTCACCACCTAAGGTGATTTGATACCACTCTTCACCATCTTTATCGACACCTAAAACACCTATATTGCCTACGTGGTGATGCCCGCAAGAGTTAATACATCCGGAAATGTTTAATGAGATATCACCCAGATCAAATAAGTAATCTACATCATCAAAGCGCTCTTGGATTGCTTTAGCGATTGGCAGAGATTTAGCGTTAGCCAGTGAGCAGAAATCTCCGCCTGGGCAAGCGATGATATCGGTTAGCAGGCCAATATTTGGGAGAGCCACTTTTTGTTTTTTAGCCTCTTGCCAGAGCTCGTAGAGCTTAGATTGCTCAACATCAGCTAGTACGAGGTTCTGTTCATGGGTAGCACGCAATTCACCAAAACTATATTGGTCCGCTAAGTCAGCAATAGCTAGCATTTGAGCTGTAGTGGCATCACCAGGGGCAACAGTACCATGAGGCTTTAGTGACAAGATGACGCTCGCATAGCCTGGCACTTGGTGGGGTTTAACATTGCGCTCTAGCCATCTGGCAAAAGAGGGTTTGGCCTCTTTATCAGAATCACTTACTAGATTAATAACTTGTTCTGCACTTAGTGACTGCAAGCTCTTATAAGCTGGTTTTGTGAAATGCTTGGCTACGCGATCCCATTCAGCTTGAGTAAAGTTGTCGTCACCATTTTTTATATGTATCCATTCGCCTTCTACTTGACGAGCAAATTCTTCGGGGCTCAAGGCCTTGATCAGGATCTTGATGCGCGCCTTGTAGAGATTGTCTCTGCGACCAAAGCGGTTATATACACGCAATAAAGCAGTGAGGTAGCTTGGTAGTAGTTGCCAAGGCAAGTTTTGTTTAATGAGTGAGCCTAAGATGGGCGTGCGACCCATACCACCACCTGCATAGATGTCAGCAGTAAGCTCGCCATTATTAATATCTTTGCTTTTCTTGAGTTCAATACCAACGTCATGACAAAGCAAAATGGTGCGATCTTCTTTTGCGCCATTGATAGCAAATTTAAATTTACGAGGCAAGTGTGCAAATTCAGGATGTAGAGTGGACCACTGACGCAGTAGCTCGCAAATAGGTCGTGGATCTACATATTCATCGGCAGCAACGCCGGCAAAGGCATCGCTCGTAATATTACGAATGCAATTGCCTGAAGTTTGAATGGCATGCATTTCTACTTTGGCTAGCTCAGCCAGAATATCGGGGGTGTCTTCCAGGGTTACCCAGTTGTACTGAATATTTTGACGAGTTGTGAAGTGGCCATAACCACGATCGTACTTTTCAGCGATGTGCGCCATCGTGCGCAACTGTTTGGAGTTGAAAAGACCATAAGGAATGGCAACGCGCAACATATAAGCATGGCGTTGGTGATACAAGCCATTCTGCAAACGCAGGGGGCGAAACTCTTCTTCCGCCAAGCTACCATCAAGTCGACGGGCAACTTGATCACGAAATTGTGCAACCCGTTGATTTACAAGGGTTTGATCAATGTGGTCATATTTATACATAGCCCACGATTGTCATATTTGACAGATATTTCTACAAATACTTAAAAATCCATCTTATATAACTAATAGCTATATAGATTTAAAGGCCAATTTCTCTGTAATGCCTATATAGATTGGCGATAGAGGCAAAGCCTAGAGTGACGATGAGTATCGAGAAAAGATACCCCGTCGTTAGATAGTTAAAAACATTGAGTTGAACCGCAATGACTGCTGCGACAAAGACTCCAATTGCACCCAAAAGGACTGTCTTAAAGTGCGGAACAAATGCCCCCAGGGAGATGGCAATAAAAACGAGGTAGAGGTCTGACACCAATTGATCGGCAGCAACAAAGATCGAATTAGTTAATTCAGGGTTGATGAACTTACCGGCTACTGCAATTACCAGGATGGCCGCCAAAACTGCAAAGTTCAATTTTGCATTAGTGAGTAGAGTTTTGAGTTGACTATTCATCTTGCATTTCTAGTTTGCGCTGTACTAGGCCTATTAGCCGCCATTGCCACTAAAAACTAAGCTCATGCTTAGCCATAGTACTAAAAATGCAATCAAAGTAGTGAGCCCGATTTTTTTCAGGAAGTAGTCAAGGCTATCCATATAGACTTCATCATTACGCCCAAACCAAGAGTCAAAGCGTTTCCACACTAGGCGCCCAATAAATAAGGGCAAGAGCATGCCAACAATGCCAAGTATTACGGTAAGAGTGGTGTTCATATTGAAAGCTTTCGATGATGTATTTTGTTTGATTAATGCTTTAGTGCTGGAAAGTCATACAGCATACAGGGGTTATCAACCAGTATAGATTTTCTTAAATTTGGATCGTTTACCCAATCACCGAGTAGATCACAAAGGTCCGCATCATGCGGCATTTGTTTCTTGACCATGACATGGGGCCAATCACTTCCCCAGATGAGTCTTTTGGGGTTTGCATTAGTGACTGCATCATTCATTGGGCGCATATCAGAGTAGGGGAGATTGCCATCGCAAATACGATATGGCCCAGTCATTTTGACCCAAGCGCGCTCATTCTTTAATAGTTCCAGCAAGCCCTGAAACCCTCTGTCATGTACACCATGTTTCGCATGGCTATAACCAAAGTGGCCAAATACCAGATCGACCGGGAAATCTTCAAGCACTTTCGCAAGGTTGGGGTATTCATTGACATGCATGAGTAGTTCAAGGTGCCAGCCAAAGGGTTTAATTTTGTTTGCGAGTTGCTTGAGATTTTTAATGGGCAACCCCGCACTTGGATCAGCAACATCAACAATATTGCAACGAATGCCACGCACCCCAGCTTGATGAAGACTTTCTAATTCTTTATCGGTAGTTTCATTTGGATTGCTAGAAATAACAGCCACGCCCCGAAATTGCTCCGGGTATTGTTTTAGTGCTGCCAGCATGGCGCGATTATCGGTTCCATAAACACTAGGTTGCACCAGCACTGCACGATCCACCTGCAGCATCTTTAGTAAGGATCGATATGTCTCTAATGTTGCGTCAGGAGGTGTATAGATACGCTCGCTTACATATGGAAACTCTATCGCTGGACCACAGACGTGCGCATGACAATCAACCGCCCCAGACGGAAACGCAATCTTAGGTGATCGTATTTCCGAATCAGGGGCTTGGCATAGTGGCGCCGAAGTATTACTGCGGTTCAATATTGGCATCTTTCGCAATCTTTTGATACTTAGCCATTTCATCGCGCACAAACTTACTAAACTCACTAGGGCTCATTGGTGTTGCTTTGATGCCTTTGGTCTCATAAGCATTTTTAACCTCAGGATCTTGCATTGCTTGATTAATGTCGGTATTAATCTTTTTCACAATGTTTGCAGGTGTGCCTGCGGGCGCCCAAACGCCAAACCAAAGAGCGATTTCAAAATTGGAATAACCTTGCTCAGCGATGGTGGGGATATCAGGAACTGCAGCGTTGCGAACTTTGCTAGTGACACCTAGGGCGCGCAACTTGCCGCCTTTCAATTGGCCGATTGCAGTATCAAGCGGCGCCATATAAAAAGCAGTGCGACCAGACATCGTATCTTGAATCGCTTCTGGTGAGCCTTTGTATGGAACGTGTACTAGTTTGATGCCCATCATTTGATTGAAGTATTCCGCTGCTAAGTGGGTGGAGCTGCCAACACCAGCAGAGGCAAAAGTCACTTCACCAGGTTTGGATTTAGCAGCAATCACTAAATCACGAATAGTTTGATAGGGGCCATCAATTGCTGTCACCATGACATACGGTGTTTGTCCCAGTATGGCAACATCAACCAAACTCTTGAGCGGGTCATAAGGTAGCTTTTTGTAGATGGCAGGATTGGCTGCGTACGAAGCAGACTGAACTAATAAGGTATAGCCATCTGCTTCAGAGTTCACAACAACACCAGTTCCAATCAGCCCGCCAGCGCCAGGACGATTTTCAATAATGACCGGCTGCTTCCAAGTTTCGGTCAGG
It includes:
- a CDS encoding nitrite/sulfite reductase codes for the protein MYKYDHIDQTLVNQRVAQFRDQVARRLDGSLAEEEFRPLRLQNGLYHQRHAYMLRVAIPYGLFNSKQLRTMAHIAEKYDRGYGHFTTRQNIQYNWVTLEDTPDILAELAKVEMHAIQTSGNCIRNITSDAFAGVAADEYVDPRPICELLRQWSTLHPEFAHLPRKFKFAINGAKEDRTILLCHDVGIELKKSKDINNGELTADIYAGGGMGRTPILGSLIKQNLPWQLLPSYLTALLRVYNRFGRRDNLYKARIKILIKALSPEEFARQVEGEWIHIKNGDDNFTQAEWDRVAKHFTKPAYKSLQSLSAEQVINLVSDSDKEAKPSFARWLERNVKPHQVPGYASVILSLKPHGTVAPGDATTAQMLAIADLADQYSFGELRATHEQNLVLADVEQSKLYELWQEAKKQKVALPNIGLLTDIIACPGGDFCSLANAKSLPIAKAIQERFDDVDYLFDLGDISLNISGCINSCGHHHVGNIGVLGVDKDGEEWYQITLGGEQGNDAAIGKVIGPSFYADEIPDVIANLINTYVAYRNDEEPFIETYRRIGLAPFKEVAYKNKKENIKKSGKSPKRMHHE
- a CDS encoding amidohydrolase family protein — encoded protein: MPILNRSNTSAPLCQAPDSEIRSPKIAFPSGAVDCHAHVCGPAIEFPYVSERIYTPPDATLETYRSLLKMLQVDRAVLVQPSVYGTDNRAMLAALKQYPEQFRGVAVISSNPNETTDKELESLHQAGVRGIRCNIVDVADPSAGLPIKNLKQLANKIKPFGWHLELLMHVNEYPNLAKVLEDFPVDLVFGHFGYSHAKHGVHDRGFQGLLELLKNERAWVKMTGPYRICDGNLPYSDMRPMNDAVTNANPKRLIWGSDWPHVMVKKQMPHDADLCDLLGDWVNDPNLRKSILVDNPCMLYDFPALKH
- a CDS encoding tripartite tricarboxylate transporter substrate binding protein — protein: MSNLFKTGKTLAILGAILSLCFGTSLASAQNYPNRTVKMIVPLTTGSGADIAGRIVAKSLTETWKQPVIIENRPGAGGLIGTGVVVNSEADGYTLLVQSASYAANPAIYKKLPYDPLKSLVDVAILGQTPYVMVTAIDGPYQTIRDLVIAAKSKPGEVTFASAGVGSSTHLAAEYFNQMMGIKLVHVPYKGSPEAIQDTMSGRTAFYMAPLDTAIGQLKGGKLRALGVTSKVRNAAVPDIPTIAEQGYSNFEIALWFGVWAPAGTPANIVKKINTDINQAMQDPEVKNAYETKGIKATPMSPSEFSKFVRDEMAKYQKIAKDANIEPQ